A genomic stretch from Leptospira johnsonii includes:
- a CDS encoding precorrin-8X methylmutase → MNDMRQMTSLGREIENNSFAIIDEEAGHHPHPPGDWEVVRRIIHATADFEYRDLTKIQENAIRDGIQALKNGCPIICDVQMIIAGLNKERLDAYGCRTYSFISDPEVIHRAKENNSTRAIESMRKAANLGLLNGSVIAIGNAPTALLETVRLVQEEGARPSLVIGVPVGFVSAAESKEALLDIKFQSEFSIPYILTRGRKGGSTIAVSIIHALLLLSTEKKF, encoded by the coding sequence ATGAACGATATGCGACAAATGACTTCTTTAGGAAGGGAAATCGAAAATAATTCCTTTGCCATCATAGATGAAGAAGCGGGACATCATCCTCATCCTCCGGGTGACTGGGAAGTTGTTAGAAGGATCATACATGCTACTGCGGATTTTGAATATAGGGATCTAACAAAGATCCAAGAAAATGCGATTAGAGACGGCATCCAAGCTTTGAAAAATGGATGCCCGATCATTTGTGATGTTCAGATGATCATCGCAGGTTTAAACAAAGAACGTTTGGACGCTTATGGTTGTAGAACTTATAGTTTCATCAGTGATCCGGAAGTGATCCATAGAGCGAAGGAAAATAACTCAACAAGAGCAATAGAGTCCATGCGCAAGGCCGCTAATTTAGGACTTTTGAATGGAAGTGTGATCGCGATTGGAAATGCACCTACTGCTCTTTTAGAGACCGTAAGACTCGTGCAAGAAGAAGGTGCACGACCTTCTCTCGTGATTGGAGTTCCCGTAGGATTTGTATCCGCCGCGGAATCAAAAGAAGCATTATTAGATATTAAATTCCAATCCGAATTTTCCATTCCTTACATACTTACTAGAGGAAGGAAGGGAGGGAGCACCATCGCAGTTTCCATCATACATGCACTCTTACTTCTTTCTACGGAGAAGAAATTTTGA
- a CDS encoding cobalt-precorrin-5B (C(1))-methyltransferase has protein sequence MATKELREGFTTGACSAAAAKAATRVLILGQTIKEIETTLPNKRKVIFELKRCEISEDSAVCSIIKDAGDDPDCTHGAELTAEVKLNQENKIVLKGGEGVAVVTKAGLGLEIGEPAINPVPRKNITEMILEELIGSTFSGAEVTISVPGGQEMAKKTMNERLGLIGGISILGTTGIVKPYSTAAYKASVIQAIQVAREYGEQTITLTTGGKSEKFAMDLLPNMNEIAFIQVGDFIGTGIKTAIKEDIHHVVIVGMIGKLSKMADGVMMTHRGGSSVNTKMLANIARTLEIPETVCSSIEAANTARHVLDICKESGHFHITTRICEIVSQNCSKHGLGLRVSTYMVDFDGTLLGKFEAPEGWGIKGEAE, from the coding sequence ATGGCAACCAAAGAGCTAAGAGAAGGTTTTACTACGGGCGCTTGCTCAGCCGCAGCGGCAAAAGCAGCCACCCGAGTTCTGATCTTAGGCCAAACTATTAAGGAAATCGAAACTACTCTTCCAAATAAAAGAAAAGTCATTTTCGAACTAAAACGTTGTGAGATATCCGAGGATAGCGCTGTTTGTAGTATCATCAAAGACGCAGGAGACGATCCGGATTGTACTCATGGAGCGGAGTTAACTGCAGAAGTAAAACTTAACCAAGAAAACAAAATCGTATTAAAAGGTGGAGAAGGAGTAGCAGTAGTTACCAAAGCGGGACTCGGTTTAGAAATAGGAGAGCCTGCAATCAATCCGGTGCCTAGAAAGAATATTACGGAAATGATCTTAGAAGAATTGATAGGCTCCACATTTTCAGGCGCAGAAGTAACCATCAGCGTTCCAGGCGGCCAAGAGATGGCCAAAAAAACAATGAATGAACGTCTGGGATTGATCGGGGGAATTTCCATACTAGGCACCACTGGGATCGTAAAACCGTATTCCACTGCGGCATATAAGGCAAGTGTAATACAGGCGATACAAGTCGCAAGAGAATACGGAGAACAAACTATCACCTTAACTACGGGAGGAAAGTCCGAAAAGTTCGCAATGGACCTTCTTCCTAATATGAATGAAATCGCATTTATACAAGTCGGCGACTTTATTGGAACAGGGATCAAAACTGCAATCAAAGAAGATATCCACCATGTGGTCATAGTGGGAATGATCGGAAAACTCTCAAAGATGGCTGATGGCGTAATGATGACCCATAGAGGAGGATCTTCTGTAAATACTAAGATGCTTGCAAATATCGCAAGAACTTTAGAAATCCCTGAAACGGTTTGTTCCAGTATAGAAGCGGCGAATACAGCAAGACATGTATTAGATATTTGTAAAGAATCCGGGCATTTTCATATCACTACCAGGATCTGCGAGATCGTTTCCCAAAATTGTTCTAAACACGGATTAGGTTTAAGAGTTTCCACTTATATGGTGGATTTTGACGGAACACTTTTAGGAAAGTTCGAGGCTCCGGAAGGCTGGGGAATCAAAGGAGAAGCGGAATAA